The following are from one region of the Chionomys nivalis chromosome 16, mChiNiv1.1, whole genome shotgun sequence genome:
- the Enho gene encoding adropin has translation MGAAISQGALIAIVCNGLVGFLLLLLWVILCWACHSRSTDVDSLSESSPNSSPGPCPEKAPPPQKPSHEGSYLLQP, from the coding sequence ATGGGGGCAGCCATCTCCCAGGGGGCCCTCATCGCCATCGTCTGCAACGGCCTTGTAGGCTTCTTGCTGCTACTGCTTTGGGTCATTCTCTGCTGGGCCTGCCACTCTCGTTCTACTGACGTCGATTCTCTCTCAGAATCCAGTCCCAACTCCAGCCCTGGCCCCTGTCCTGAGAAGGCACCACCCCCCCAGAAGCCTAGCCATGAAGGCAGCTACCTGCTGCAGCCCTGA